In the Pedobacter cryoconitis genome, CAGTCTGGAAAAGATCAATCCAGTAAGAGCTGACGATACTCAGGTTTAGGAACCCCTTAACGACATTAAACGCAGTTATTTCTTCAATATGTTCCTTAAGATATTCCCCGAGATCATTCGCCGTTGCTTCAGGTGATTTTTTTGAAAAGCGGACTACAGGAAACACAACAATGGTAATTTCTCCTTCAAATTCGCTGCGCGTATCCTGAAGGTTAACTTGTGCTTCTGGTAAATCCTGATTGTATAGTTCTTTGACCGCATTGATGGTCGCAGTAGTAATATGTTGTTGGATATTCATAATTCTATTCGTTTCTAAAGGCATTCGTTGCCTTAATTAAAATTTCAAATGCATGCTCAGCCATTTGATTCTCCCTGTCAAGGGTCGGGTTAACTTCTACTATCTCAAAACAACATACCTTTTGATAAGCAAGGAATCTGGACATCAGTCCACCAGCCTCACGCTCAGTAAGCCCCTGAGCTACGGGAGTTCCGGTACCTCTTGAAGCAGTCGGGTCCATAGAGTCCACATCAAATGATACATAAATCAAATCGCACTGATCCAGATATTGCATGGTTTCAATGACGATTCTTTCTACCCCTCTTTTCCGGACTTCAGCAGTGGTGTAAAGCTTTACCTTATTTTTCTTCAGTAAATTCTCTTCCGGTTTCTCCATATCCCGCGCAGAAATCAGCACAAGATCGCTATAACTAATCTTCGGTGCAATTTTACCGACGTTTTTTAATTGATACCAGTAATTAAGAGTTTCCTGGTCAAGTTCATTAACTTTAGCATCAAGATTGTCCTCATCAAGTACCATTGCAAGCGGCATTCCGTGCATATTTCCAGACGGAGTAGTGTAAGGAGAGTGCATATCTGAGTGTGCATCGATCCAAATTACCCCTAATTTTGATTTAGGAAAAGCTTTTTTTATTCCTGTGATCGTTCCCGCAGCGGTACTGTGGTCACCTGCCAGCACAATCGGGAATTCATTTCTGCCTAACGTTTCAGTTACTTCGTCCGCAACTCTTTCTACCATCGTTAAAATGCCAGAAATCCGCTTGGCGAATGGACTACCCGTATTTTCAAGCAATAAATGGTTCTCATTCGGGACCTCAACCGACTTATGTTTTTTAAAAAATCTACTCCCAAAATCCAGGGCGGCAATCTTAATCGCGTCAACGCCCAGGCTGGCACCACGTGTACCTGCGCCCAACTCCGACTTAACTTCTATAATCTTTAAGCTCTTCGTCATAAAATAAAATTACCAGTGTATTTTAAAGTGTTTATCTTTGGCACCAAAATTAACTCATTTTAATTTGTCAACCCTTTAAATAATTGTTCAAAAATATAAAAAATGCAGAGTTACTCCGAATTTCTTGATCTAAGTGTAGGTTTTCCTCAAGAAGGATACAGTGTCATCGATGACGAACTATACTTTCAGGATCTGAATTTAATGGAAATGATTGAGACTTATGGTACGCCATTACGTTTCACTTATCTTCCGATGATCACTAAAAAAATCCAACAGGCGAAACTGTTGTTTCAGACCGCGATCATCAAGAACAATTACCGTGGAGATTATAAGTATTGCTATTGCACAAAAAGTTCACACTTCAGACACATCGTTGAAGAGGCTTTAAAAAATGGCATCCACTTAGAGACCTCGTCCGCGTTCGATATGCCGATGATTGAGGCCCTTGAGAAAAAAGGCGCCCTTACCAAAGACATTACCGTTATCTGTAACGGTTTTAAAACTTATCAGTATAAACAATATATCATTGATATGTTGCATGATGGGTACAAAAACATCATCCCTGTATTAGACAACAAAGAGGAATTTAACCTTTTTGATGACGAAGTAGAGTTGGAAACACCTTGTAATTTAGGTATCCGTATTGCGGCAGAAGAGCAGCCGGACTCACAATTCTATACTTCACGTTTAGGCGTACGTATGGAAGATGTAATTGAGTTCTATAACAACAAAATCTCTGCTAACCCTAACTTCAGGGTTAAATTACTGCATTTCTTCATCAATTCAGGAATCACGGATTCTCCGTATTACTGGAATGAACTGGAGAAATATGTAACCTTATACTGTAAATTCAAGAAAATTAATCCTGAGCTGGATACTTTAGACATTGGTGGTGGTATGCCATTCAAAGATTCTCTGGTATTTGATTTTGATTATGAATATATGGTGAACGAAATCGTTAAACGTATCAAAGAAATTTGTGCAGAACATGATGTAGTAGAACCAGATATCATTACTGAATTCGGTAAATACACAGTAGCAGAAGCTTCCGGTATCCTGTACAAAGTATTGGGACGTAAACAACAAAATGACCGTGAAAAATGGTTAATGCTGGATGGTTCTTTCATTACGAACCTTCCTGATGTATGGGCTTTAAACCAAAAATACATCCTTTTACCAATCAACAACTGGGATGCTGAGTACGAGAGAGTGAATCTTGGGGGTATTACCTGCGATGGTCAGGATTATTACAATCAGGAAGCACATATGAACTCCGTGTTTATGCCGAAAACGCGTAAAGTACAATACCTTGGTTTCTTCAATACTGGAGCTTATCAGGAAGTACTGAGTGGGTATGGTGGAATTCATCACTGTCTGTTGCCAAGCCCTAAACATGTGATTATCCGTCGCAACCGTGACGAGACGTTCAACTTTGAAGTATTTGGAGAAGAGCAAAACAGTAAGCAAGTATTAAAGATCCTGGGTTACACCTAGCCCCGGATTACGCTAAGAAATACCAAATCCCGTTCGCAAGAGCGGGATTTTTTTTTACACAGCACTCTCATTAATTATTATTAAAACATAATCCTGGTGTGTCACTCGTTAGGAGCATTTTATGTCACCATCTATGCTGCAAGAAATCCTGAAAAAGTAAAAGCCGGGACTCCGCCATTGGATGATCAAATAGCTATTGAAGGATAGAAAGATGGGACTACGCATTATGTCGGTGCAGATAACCCGCAATTAGTGATCAACGAAATTATCAAATCATATAAAGCAACAGGATCAGGATTGCCAGTAGAAAAATAAACGTAGGCAAGCGTTTATTTTTCTAACGAAAAAAAGGGGATATCTTTCGACATCCCCTCTTAAACCAACCAAAAATTACAAAACTTTAATCTCTTTATTTTCTTCCTTCACCTCAACCTTTTTGCCAATTGCAATAGTTAATATCCCATTCACATATTCAGCAGATATCTTTTCCGCATCTACACTTTCAGGAAGCGTAAACGACCTTGCAAAAGACAAATAATCAAACTCTTTTCTACTGTAATTTTTCTTTACCTCACCATCAGCAACTTTTTTCTCTGCCCAAACAGAAAGCGTATCTTTTTTCAAGTTGATCTGAAAATCGCTTTTCTCTAAACCAGGTGCCGCCAATTCGATCGTATATTCAGTTTCCGATTCTAAAATATTCACACCGGGAACTTTATTAATAGTATAATTTTTATTTAGCGCTTCACTGAACAAAGAGTCAAAAACATTGTTAAAGTAAGGTGCGTGGCTTCTTGTACGATTGTTAAAATTTACTAATGTCATAGCTATAATCTCCTTTAATTTTTTATTTTTAAATTATACAACGACCTGTTCAACTCTCATACCAACCCAATAATCTATGATATTTAAGACATTTTGGCGCACAAAAACAAAACAGACAGACAAAAAGTCAGTAACAGTAGGAACTTTAGACAGTTTCAAATATAAAACGCAGATTGAAACCCGGTTTGCAGATTTCGACATGCTCGGCCATGTGAACAATGCAGTTTACTTTACTTATCTTGAAATTGCGCGTACAAAATACTGGAATAGCGCTATATCCTGGAACTGGAAAGAAACAGGCGTAGTCATTGCACAAGCCTCTATGGACTATATCAGCCCAATATTAATAGAAGATAAAGTAAGTATATATGTGCGGACTTCCAGAATTGGGAACACCAGTTTTGATCTCGATTATACGATCGTTAAACACGTTCTGGGTAAAGAAGAAATCTGTACTAAAGGAAAAACCGTTTGTGTATCCTTTTCACATACCAGTAAAAAAGCAATTCCTATCCCTGAAAGTGAAAAAGCAAAAATGGTTGCTTTCGAACAATTGTAACCCGAAAAATCACAAAAAATCGTTAAACAAGGGCAAGGTGCAGATCAATGATTAAAACAATCCCCTTGTTTAACGCAATCCTTTAACTAAAAAATCTTTCCAGGATTCAATATCCCGTTCGGATCGAAAACTTGTTTAATCCCTCTCATTAAATTGAGATTGATCTCACTATATTTAATAGACATAAATTCTTTCTGGACAAGTCCGATGCCATGCTCACCAGAAATAGTCCCACCTAAACTTGCTGTTAACTGGAACAATTCCACAATTCCATCCTTCAGCTTATTTTTCCAGTCTTCATCACTCATCCCCGCTTTGATAATATTGATATGTAAATTACCATCGCCGGCATGCCCATAACATACACTCTCAAAACCATATCTGGAACCAATCTCTTTGATTCCGTTAATTAATTTTGGAAGCGCTGCCCTTGGCACAACCGTATCTTCCTCCTTATAAACAGAATTAGACTTTACTGATTCAGCCATGGTTCTGCGCATACGCCATAATTCTTCCTTCTGTCCGGCCGTATCTGCAAAAAGAACTGCTGTACAACCGAACTCTTCCAATACCGTATTTACCTTTTCACAATCTTTGAATATCGTATCCAGATCGTCTCCATCAAATTCTATCATCAGATAAGCATTTACCCCATCCTTAATATCAAATTTAATAGCATCATACTGAACCACCCACTCTACTCCTCTGCGTTCCATAAACTCTAAAGCAGATGGAGTGACACCAGCTCTGAAAATCGCAGAAACCGCTGCACAAGCCTGTTCATTCTCAGCAAAAGAGCCTAACATCAATACACTGTTCTGTACTTTGGGAATTAGTTTAGTTACAATTTTAGTTACCACCCCTAAAGTACCCTCAGAACCAATCATCAATTGCGTCAGGTTATAACCCGAAGCATATTTAAGCGTATTCGCGCCAGTCCAGATCACTTCGCCAGTTGGCAAAACAATTTCCAGGTTTAATATATACTCTCTTATTGTCCCATATTTCACGACCCTTGGCCCACCAGAACCATGTGCCACATTCCCGCCGATAAAACAAGAGCCCTTACTGGACGGGTCAACAGGATATAACAGACCGTGTTCCGCTACCGCATTCATGAACTCTTCTGTAATTACGCCCGGTTCGACCGTAGCCTGCAGATTTTCAGTATCAAT is a window encoding:
- the rocF gene encoding arginase translates to MTKSLKIIEVKSELGAGTRGASLGVDAIKIAALDFGSRFFKKHKSVEVPNENHLLLENTGSPFAKRISGILTMVERVADEVTETLGRNEFPIVLAGDHSTAAGTITGIKKAFPKSKLGVIWIDAHSDMHSPYTTPSGNMHGMPLAMVLDEDNLDAKVNELDQETLNYWYQLKNVGKIAPKISYSDLVLISARDMEKPEENLLKKNKVKLYTTAEVRKRGVERIVIETMQYLDQCDLIYVSFDVDSMDPTASRGTGTPVAQGLTEREAGGLMSRFLAYQKVCCFEIVEVNPTLDRENQMAEHAFEILIKATNAFRNE
- a CDS encoding arginine decarboxylase; amino-acid sequence: MQSYSEFLDLSVGFPQEGYSVIDDELYFQDLNLMEMIETYGTPLRFTYLPMITKKIQQAKLLFQTAIIKNNYRGDYKYCYCTKSSHFRHIVEEALKNGIHLETSSAFDMPMIEALEKKGALTKDITVICNGFKTYQYKQYIIDMLHDGYKNIIPVLDNKEEFNLFDDEVELETPCNLGIRIAAEEQPDSQFYTSRLGVRMEDVIEFYNNKISANPNFRVKLLHFFINSGITDSPYYWNELEKYVTLYCKFKKINPELDTLDIGGGMPFKDSLVFDFDYEYMVNEIVKRIKEICAEHDVVEPDIITEFGKYTVAEASGILYKVLGRKQQNDREKWLMLDGSFITNLPDVWALNQKYILLPINNWDAEYERVNLGGITCDGQDYYNQEAHMNSVFMPKTRKVQYLGFFNTGAYQEVLSGYGGIHHCLLPSPKHVIIRRNRDETFNFEVFGEEQNSKQVLKILGYT
- a CDS encoding Hsp20/alpha crystallin family protein → MTLVNFNNRTRSHAPYFNNVFDSLFSEALNKNYTINKVPGVNILESETEYTIELAAPGLEKSDFQINLKKDTLSVWAEKKVADGEVKKNYSRKEFDYLSFARSFTLPESVDAEKISAEYVNGILTIAIGKKVEVKEENKEIKVL
- a CDS encoding acyl-CoA thioesterase, encoding MIFKTFWRTKTKQTDKKSVTVGTLDSFKYKTQIETRFADFDMLGHVNNAVYFTYLEIARTKYWNSAISWNWKETGVVIAQASMDYISPILIEDKVSIYVRTSRIGNTSFDLDYTIVKHVLGKEEICTKGKTVCVSFSHTSKKAIPIPESEKAKMVAFEQL
- a CDS encoding FAD-binding oxidoreductase, coding for MSAIPAYTKIDSGFLAQLVTILGAKNVFSDEVSLVDYSHDETEDLHYEPEVVVKPVDTAAVSALLKLCNTHHVPVTPRGGGTGLSGGALPVYGGVLLSMERFKSIISIDTENLQATVEPGVITEEFMNAVAEHGLLYPVDPSSKGSCFIGGNVAHGSGGPRVVKYGTIREYILNLEIVLPTGEVIWTGANTLKYASGYNLTQLMIGSEGTLGVVTKIVTKLIPKVQNSVLMLGSFAENEQACAAVSAIFRAGVTPSALEFMERRGVEWVVQYDAIKFDIKDGVNAYLMIEFDGDDLDTIFKDCEKVNTVLEEFGCTAVLFADTAGQKEELWRMRRTMAESVKSNSVYKEEDTVVPRAALPKLINGIKEIGSRYGFESVCYGHAGDGNLHINIIKAGMSDEDWKNKLKDGIVELFQLTASLGGTISGEHGIGLVQKEFMSIKYSEINLNLMRGIKQVFDPNGILNPGKIF